The Moorena producens PAL-8-15-08-1 genomic interval TCCCCGAAGGCACTAAAGTAATTGATGTTTTTGACCAAATTGGAACAGGAAGAACCCTACTCATTTTAGGGGAACCAGGGTCAGGAAAAACCACAACCTTACTCGAACTCACCAGGGATTTAATCGCTCGTACTGAACAAGACACTAATCAGCTAATTCCTGTAGTCTTTAACCTCTCCTCTTGGGCAAAGAAACGGCAGACGATAGCCGATTGGTTAGTAGAGGAACTGAACACTGTATATCAAGTTCCTAATAAAATTGCACAAGCTTTGGTAACGCAACAGCAACTTCTACCATTGCTTGATGGTTTGGATGAAGTTAAGGCAGACTATCGAGACGACTGTATCCTAGCGTTAAACAAATTTAATAAGGATTATTATAATAGCGATTTGGTAGTGTGTAGTCGGATTAAAGACTATCAATCCCTATCCAATCGTCTGAATTTTCATAAAGCAGTTTGTATAAGATTGCTGACTTTAGAAAAAATCTATCATTACTTGGATAGTGTCGGGGCTGATTTAACGGGATTGAGGACATTAATAGCAGAGGATACAGTATTACAAGAATTAGCCCAGTCACCTCTAATGCTCAATATTATGACCCTAGCTTATCAGGGAGTAGCAGTTGATGAGTTACCGAAAACTGAGGTAGTGGAAGAACGGGGCAAGCAGCTCTTTGATGCATATATCGAGAAAATGTTTAAGCGTCGGAAGACTAATCAGCGATACAAGAATGTGCAAGTAAAGCACTGGCTAATTTGGATTGCCCAGAGGATGGTTGAGGAGTCGCAAACAGTATTTTTAATTGAAAAAATGCAGCCATTTTGGTTAATAAATAGAAATCAAAAACGAACTTACAGTCTGATAATCGGGCTGATGGTTGGGCTGATGTTTGGGCTGATGTTTGGGCTGATGTTTGGGCTGATAATCGGGCTAAACGAAGGGCTGATGTTTGGGCTGATGGTCGGGCTGATGTTTGGGCTGATGGGAATGCTGATGTTTGGGCTGATGGGAATGCTGATGGTCGGGCTGATGGTCGGAGGGCTGATGAAAGAAATTAAAACAGTTGAAATACTCCAAGTTAATTGGAAAAGACTCTTGATTAACCTGCTAAAGATGCTGATGGGAATGCTGATGGGAATGCTGATGGGAATGGTGGTAGGAAGGCTGATGTTTGGGCCGGTGTTTGGGCTGGTGGGAGGGCTGATGGGAGTGCTGATGGGAATGCTGATGAAAATGCCGATAAAAGAGCTGATAAAAGAGCTGGACAGTTCAGAAATTGAAACAAAAACAAATCCAAATCAAGGAATTTGGAAATCAGCTCGTAATGCTATAACTGTATGGCTGATGGGAGCGCTGATGTTTGGGCCGGTGGTCGGGCTGATGGTAGGAGCGCTTGTGTTTGGGCTGTTGGGAATGCTGGTGGGAGAGCTGAGGTTCGGGCTGATGGGAGCGCTGATGGTCGGGCTGATGGTCGGGCTGATGGTCGGGCTGATGATCACGCTGATAGCCGGGCTGAATAATGGTGGTATGGCCTGCATCCAACACTTCAGTCTCCGCCTTGTCCTGTACCGTAACAATTACATCCCTTGGAACTATGCCCGCTTCCTGGACTATGCTGCTGATCGCATCTTCTTACAAAAAGTAGGAGGAGGCTACATCTTTATCCATCGGATGCTGATGGAACACTTTGCCCAGATGGAGCCTGAGAATTGATAGATTACTATAGCATTTTGAGTTGAGATGTAAACAATATCAACCAGTAGTTTATAAGCCGATTACTATTTCAAAAAACTATCTCAATTCCTAATACATTGTTTCCTCATTCGCACGAAAATCCTTAACAACCAGCTTCATCCATAGTAGAATCTGAATAGATTGAAAATAAGAAAGCGATCGCCTTTGGCGCAGCGAAGCTGAACGCGGCAGTTTGTAATGGTGCGATCGCATTCATGGAAAACCTCAAACTTTAGCCAATATGGACTACACAGAAATCCTTAAGAAAGCCCTTAATTGGGGTAAAGAGAATCACCCAGAAAGCAATCTTTATCATAAGATTACATTAAAACTCTCCACTCTCAATCTACCCTAGGAGCAACGGTTTCCTGCCCGTTTTGCAGCAGCGTCACGCTTTCCACCGTGCCGTCTGAGCCTTGGTTAAAGACAACTCGCAAATCAATGACCCGTGCAAAAAACTCAGTTTCGGAGGTAGGATAAAGCTTTAAAATAGACTGCCCTGTTCCCTGAATCAGCAATTGATTGGCTTGGGTGGTTACAGTTACCTGGAACTCAGGAGCAACCTGAATGTAATAGGAAGACTATTTCCAGGTAGTTTCTGGTATTTACTGGCAAAATCCGTAAGTATAACCATCTTTCCTGTGAATCCTAACTAAGTTTTTGACGTGCAAGCTTATTGCCTTTTCCCCTGGAACCGTGTAATTAAATGAATTACTTTTGCTCCTAGGGTTAACTCTCCCAAACTTTCCGGTCAAGATGTTTTTAGCTATGTCTCCACTACACCAACCTTTGATTGGCCTCAACGGATTATGTCTGATCGGGTAGCCGTACTTATTGAGTGCTGCTTTTTGTCTGCCCCCTTGTCCTTTACAAGTAACCAGAAGCGGTTGGGAGGTTTTAAATGTCAACATCTCAATATCCCCGACACAGGCAGCGTCAATCCAATGTTCTTTAGGAAAACCCAGCTTAGTTCGGTTGTACTTGGTTTGCGCTCCCGTTCCAGTGACTATGGGTTTGATTCTTTTAAGTACCTTAACTAATTTGTTGCGAGTTGAATTAACCGCTGCTGCATCTCTTAATGGCTGCTTAGCCTTAGATTTGATTTTTTGTAGTAGACTCGGTTTCTTTTTTAAGAAGTCTTCTATAGACTTGTTCCCTTTGCGTTGGTTGCATTTATCGCAGGCTAAACAAAGATTACTTATTCGATCACTTCCACCTTTAGATTTTGGGTAAATATGTTCAATTTGTAACGGGACGGACTGCTTGCCACAATAGGCACATTCCCTTCCCCATTTTTCAAGTAGGTACTCTCTAACCTCATATCCAACTAGCTCGCCTTGCTGGTACTCAACACCATTGATTTCAGGGTTCTGCATTTTCTGGGTATCAAACTTAACTCTTTCAACCCAAAACTCATTGATTGGACAGAACTTAATTAATCGTTTAACCCAAGTTTCAATAGTCAAAACCCGGTGCTCTAAGCTAGGGGCAAGCCAGCCTTCTGGACGTCTACGGTTAAGGAATCTGGGTTTTCTGTAGCGGGTGTTGCGGTTACGCCTTCCGCGCCTTACAGCTCTTCTAGATTCTAGTTTTCTCTTGATCAGCCCTCCCCTGTGTTCTAATTCCATTCCCCAAATAACTTGATTGTTTTGAACTAAGGCAAATCCAGTTACCTTACTACCAGGGTCGATTTTTATCTGACAAGGTGAGATGGTTGGATTATTGATCGCAGTTTTCAAGATTATTGTAAACGGGTACATCCTAAAAACCGCAGCTTTCCCTTTGTCTAGTAACCGGCGAGCTTTCTTTGGTGGAATGGGGTTTAATGGTTGAAAGTTTGTGTCAATGACAAATACATAATTTTGCATTTTTAGTGCTCTCAATTCGGTAATGTGTTCCGAGTGCTTCGCACACGCTTACGCGAACGACAATGTTGGAATGGCTTGTTGAGCTAACCACACATTTGCCTTTGTCTTAATGATTAGCGACAGAGCCAGAAGCTGGAGATCACCTCTGGGTGTCATGACCAAACCAACGTAGGAAGCTAATCCTGAGTCTGCAACCCAGTGGGCAATTCCAGAAATTACCGGGAATTGCCTAGGCTTTCACTAGGTGATAAGTTCCAATATAGCCCTCGTATACAGACGGATCTACCTTCACCACGTCAGAAACTGTGGGTTTGGAGTAGGGTTCCCCAAACACAATTGCTGCCAAATCCTGGGAAATTCGCTCTAGATTGGCGGTTTCTAAATTACTGAGCACAGCAAAACTCACATCCTGGTCTGGGTAGTATACCAGATTAGTTACAAAGCCGTTAATTCTCCCACCATGACCAATGCGCTGATGCTTGGGCTGTTTGTTTATTACCAATCCATAGCCATAGAACAGATGGGGAGCTTCGTCAGGATTGCTCGGTACTAAGGGAGAGGTCATAGTAGCGATCGCCTTATCCCTTAAGATCGTTTCATCTCCCACCCCATGGTCAAACAAAAACTGATTCCATCGAGCCAAATCCTCCAACGTGGAATATAGTCCTCCGGCTCCCTGTGGCACCGACATATTAATATACTCTGCCTTGAGATAGCCGTCATCAGTGAACTGATAACCATTTGCCAAGCCATCAATCACCGCCAAAGGATACTCGTAACCTGTGTTCTCCATCCCCAAAGGCTGGAGCAAATGCTCTTTTAGATAATCGCCATAGGACTGACCCGATACGGTTTCAATCACCTGGGTCAGCAGAACATAGCCTGAATTGCTGTAGCGAAACTCTTTTCCCGGCTCAAATTCCAAGGGGAGGTCTTGGAAGCGGGCAATCAACTCCTCAAGGGTCGTAGGTTTTGCCATCCATTGGGTTTTATCCTGAAAACTAGTTAGGTTAGGAATGCCCGCCGTATGGGTTAGGAGGTGATGCAAGGTGATGCGATTCCCATGGGGATAATCTGGCAAGTAGGTAGAAACAGGAGCGTGTACATCAACCAACCCCAGATCCTGGAGTTGTAGAATCGCAGCAGCAGTAAACTGCTTTGTCACCGACCCCAACCGAAATCTAGTTTGGGGGGTATTGGGTAGCTGGTACTCTAGGCTAGCCATGCCATACCCCCTGGTAAACACGGTTTTACCGGCCTTGAGTACGATAACCGCCCCTGAGAACCACCCAATTTCATGGTGGGCTTTGAGATAGGCATCAATTTCAGCGGAAATACCAGACATTTGGTGAGCAGCGAGTTTCATTACTGATTTCAATCGATACATTTGTATCTTATTAGAGAAAAATCTGGCTTGGTAGTACCCTTAAGGGTACCTTTTCTGTGAAGATTAATTAACAGATACCTCTTGCAAAAGTATTTTTCTGATAGTGTTTACCTCAATTCTTATCCACTGTTCCCTGTTCCCGACAACTGCCGCGAAGTCTATTAAGTTCTAAAGGGACGACGAAACAGACTGATAGCAGAGCTGATGTCCCCTTTGAGTGAAGAGTCAGAGGTAATTAAAGAAATCAAAACAGTTGGAATATTTCAAGTTAATTAGAAAAAAGTCTTGATTTTCCTGCTGATGGTCGGGCTGGTGAATGGTGGCAAAGCCTGTATCCAACACTTCAACCAGTTGATAAGCCGATTACTATCTAAAAAAACGATCTCACTTCCTAATACATTGTTTCCTCATTCGCACGAAAATCCTTAACAACAAGCCTCATCTATAGTAGAATCTGAAGATCGCGTAGTGTTGGCTGTGCCGATCTAACCTTTTTGTGGTTGTCCGGAACACATCCTTTAACTCTTGTAGATCCTATTGAATTTTCAAAGAGGGTGATTGCCAATTGACTCAACAAAAAATGGGGTACGTTTACTTGATTGTGCAGCTTGAACCCAATCAACAGCCGACTGGGCTCTACAAAATTGGAAAAACTTCAAAGACACCGGAGGAAAGACTAGCTCAACTGAGGACTTCAAGTACTTTTGATCTTGAGGTTTACCATTGGATCCGGTGCTTGGACTATAGTGCAGTAGAAAAAGATCTTCATCGCAAGTTTGAATATTTTCGATGGAACTATGGAGGGAGAGAATGGTTCAATTTCAGAGACTACGACATTGATGACGTTGTCGAAGAGATGAACTCATATGTTGAAGATCCTGCTCCTACTGAACCAGTATACTATTCTTCAGAAGAATCTGATTCAACATATTCTTATTGGAAAGAATCTGAGTCAATATACGAGTATATAGGGGCTGCGATTCTATTATTTATGTTGGGACTAGGAGTATGGGGTATTGCTAGTATTAACAACCAACCTAGTCTTACAAAAGACCAAAGGAACTATCATGCCGCGTGGAATGTTTTTAGCAGGAAAAATATGGATTCATTTGAACAGTATACTCAGGCTCAAGAAAAATTTAAAAAATTGGCAGACTCTTCTAGTAATGAATGTGTCAAAAAATATGGTGAGGATATGGTTGCCGTTATTTCTCAATCTAAAACTTTTTTGAATAGTACTGGGGGAAATTACGTTCAAGCTTGGAAAAGATTTGAATTTCTCGGGAAACAAGTATGGCCAAAACAACCTGTCTGTAATAGAATAATGACTGGGATACGTCAGAAAATAAATTAATTTGTTTGTTAATAAACTAATTTTCCGTAAAACTTCGATTTACAGCGATTGCACTCTCTTAGTTATAACTGCAATCGCTTTATTATCATTATATCATTTTTTATAGTGGCGAAAAAAGATTTACGGGAAAAATAAAAAGGTATCTGGAAAAGTATGAAAACTTGTTAGGACACTGGAATCGCGCCAAAATGTATTGACTCTGGTACACCCAATGTATTAACTAAAAGGCATGGGTGTATTGAGGCATCGGCTGCATGAAAATTGACCGTCATGGCCGGGCAACGAAGACTGATTTTCCGATTTGTTGGCATCTTTCCGAGAGTAAAACCCTCCCAGTTCGGTAGGGATTTCTTTTGTACTGCGATTCGGGCTTTACCGACGCTACGCGATGTGCCGTAGGCACCGCTACCTGCGAAAACCATTTTCAGTTCACGAAAACATCTGGATTGCCCAAGGTGTACCCCATAATCATGAGATTTACCCTTTTGATCATCTGGTCTCACTAGGGTTGTAATTCCCCACGCCGTATTTTCCGGAAAATGGTTTTTATATTCGAGAATAATGTAATATCAAGGTCAACCTAATTAACTTAAAACGTATATAAATGGCTAAGAGATTGAAAACTGTAAAAATTAACATAGATTATGAACCTAAAGAAGCAGATTTTATCGAGAAAGCTAATGAATTTGGTTATCAAATAAATTCTGTAACTAAAATTCCACCCGCGATCGCTAATGAACTTTCAATCGCTATCGCAATAGAGAAAAGCTGCGAGCATATCAGAGAAGGGTCGGAATTCTTTCTACAGCTTCCAATACCAAATAGCAAGCCCATAAAAGTTCAAAAAATTAATGGGAAAATTATGGGCAATTTCAAAGCTATGGCTGATGCCGTAGAAATGCCGGAAGATCAAAGGATAGATACATGCCAGATGATTTTCAGTCAAATGGCAGTTTTCCCTTGGGGGATGACTTTTTCTCATCCTCTAGCTAAAGAAGGCTGGGTAGGAGACAAGCTCGGTGTTAATTCGTGGAAACATGCTGAAACGATAATTAACTCAATCATGTACCCACAAGGAACTCCAGACAGAGGAAAAATTGCAGAAGAAAGTTTTCGACAAAAGATATTGCTTGCAAATTCAAATGTTGATATTGACACGTTACTGATAAAAGTCAAATCTCGAATAATCCCAGCATGTCAAATGGCTTGCTCATTAATAGCTCAGGGTATAGAAATTGATCTTGAAGCTGGGTTGCATCCGGAAACAGGACTTAACCTGTAGCGATCACATTCTTTTTGCGGGTGCATCTCAATGCATGCAATTAGACAAAAATTCTAATAAAATTCCGACACTGCCTACACTACTTACTCTCCCTAAAATCCCCACGCTTCCGACACTTCCGGCACTTCCCTTCTTTTTTACAAAGATGAGATCCACTCCGTACGGCCTAGTTAACGCTCAGGACAAAATGAAAACTAAATTTAAGGGTCTGCTATATTAATTAGTCATTAGTGAATAATCACGATTCAGGATTATACTTAACCTAGACACAAACCGTTAGATCTCGAAAACTACTTCTGTCCTATTCCCTTTTGCCTGTTCAACACATCTGGCATAACCTTTAATTATATCAAATTTAATCACTAACGACTCCAAAAAAAGTACCCTCAAGGGTACTGTCAAAGGATTATTGTATTGCTGATAATCAAAATAGTACTGAAATTTTATTGCACCTGAGTCGTTATAGTGGGCAATTATTCCACTCTAAGATTAAGCTAGGGATAACGTTGATAATATAGCACTACGCATTAAGGTGTTTGAAATTGATACAAGCAGCAAAAGGTGCGACCCGTGGGAAACTATTGCCTATTGCTAGCATGCCTATTGCCTTGCGCGTAGCGCTATATTGCCGAACCTACGGCTAGTGACAGTGGTGCAAGATTTCAGGGAAAGCAACTAGAGTAAACCATTGAGTTAGGTATATATCCTAAATTTATAGTGATGGCAGACTATAGCAATCTCGAAAGCAATCTTGAATCAGAACAAACAAAACATGCAGATTTTTGTGAAGATTGTCACCAAATTAACCTGATAGATAATCAGCCTCAAACCCTGATCCAGACACAAGCGATCGCAAAAAATCGATTAACTACTGTTCGACAGGCTCCTGGCTGCTCTACTTCTATCCTGCGGGGACTAGACCAGCAGCTGATTGATGAAATGAATAGCATCGGACCCAATAGCTTGGTCAGTTTTGCTGACCTAGATGTGGCTAATGGTCCAGCAGTTCACCCTTTCCTTCAGGCAGTAGCTAAGCAGTCCTTGGCACGGGCAATTAAGGCTCGTGGTCGCACCCTTTCGGTCAATTCTGGTTACCGAACTATTGCTCAGCAACTAATGCTATTCAATCATGGTAAAGTTAGACGCTGTGGTATTGGTGTGGTTGCCCCTCCTGGTAGAAGTAATCACCAGAGTGGTTTAGCCATAGATATTAATGACGAGCAAGGCTGGAGACCCTATCTAGAGCGAGAGGGTTGGAGGTGGTTTGGACCTGCGGATAGGCCTCACTTTGACTATATTGGCAGAGGTACACGAAACATTCGTCCTGTTGCAGTTAAAGCGTTTCAGCGACTCTGGAACCGATATAATCCGGACAAACCCATTGCTGAAGATGGGATTTACGGACGAAATACTGACGCGCGACTTAATCAAGCCCCCATAGTTGGCTTTGGAAAAACTAACGAATCTCTTCCAGACAGAAGACTCAGCCTGACTCAACCCTATCTCGAAGGTGAGGATGTTCGCCAACTTCAGGAAGCTTTAGTTAAAGCAACTATTACGGTCGAGGTAGATGGCGTTTTTGGTCCCGGTACTGAGGAAGCTGTTAAGAAATTCCAGAAGCTAAAAGATTTAACAGTAGATGGAATCGTTGGACCTACAACTCGCTCGGCTCTGGGATTGTGAAGTTATAGCAAGAGAAGTATAGTTGACGACATAGTATTTCGCTTTAAAGGGAACAGGGAATAGGGAATAGGGAATAGAAATATGTGTTAATCTTTACTTCGACTGCTATATTTGTGAACTTATTATCTCTGTTCTGTCACTCTAGGCAGAACAGAGATAATATCGAATCTGGTTAATCATTTCCTATTCACGTTAATGCTTAACTATTCCCGATTCCCGATTCCCGATTCCCGATTCCCGATTCCCGATTCCCGATTCCCGATTCCCGATTCCCGATTCCCGATTCCCGATTCCCGATTCCCGATTCCCGATTCTAAATTCTTAATTCTTAATTCTTAATTCCCTCAATTAATAACTATAAGGATTCTTGATAAGGATTGTTAAAGAAATCTCCACTTTGAGGGGGTAGGGTGGGCTCAAAAATAATTTCCACTAAACTTTTCACGACACCTGTGAGGGGAATTGCGAGAATTAGCCCCAAGAATCCTCCCAGTTTTGCTCCGAATAGCAAAGAGACAAAGATGATTACTGGGGATAAACCAGTCAAGTTACCGAGAATTCTCGGAGCAATTAAGTTGTCTTTGATCTGCTGTAGACCTACGGATACGGCCAATACTTCTAGGGCTAGCCACCAGTCAATAAACGCTACTACAATCACAACTGTGCCAATGCCCAGGGTTGCTCCGATAAAGGGAATCACTTCCATAAATCCAATGAAGACAGCAAATAGTAGGAAAAACGGTACTTTTAAGACCCAGAAGGCTGGGGTTAGGGTAGCTGTCATAAACAATCCTAACAGGATTTGACCGATCACAAATTGTTGTAAATTACGTTGCAATCCTTCGGTTAAGACTCTTCGAATAACCGGGGAAAAAATGGCGGTTAGACCTCGCCAAACTCGCTCACCATCGATGAGCATATAAAATGAAATTACTAAAATTAAGATTAAGTCTACAAACCAGTTAAAGGTACCAACTACTAAACCGAAGCCAGTGCTTGCGATCGCTTCTGCTTGTGCTTGCACTCGTGCCAATAGTTGAGACCCTAAGATCCGGACATCAACGGGTAAATTGCGCTGTTCACTCCAGGCTTGGAAATTTCCCAATTGCTGCTGACCTTCTGCTAGCAACTCTGGTAACTTGGTTACTAGTTGTCGCCCTTGGTTGAATACTGGAGGGGCTAAGGTGAGGGTAATAATCACCACGATCAAGGCCGTTAGTAGATAAACCAGCACTGCTGCTACGGTTCTGGGTAGGAATGCTCTGACTGCAGCTACAGCATAGTTGAGTACAAAGGCGATCAGAGCTGCAGTGAGCAAAATGCTGATTAACTCACCCACATAGCTTAAAGCACTAAGGGTTACGGATCCAGTTATTAAGATTAGTAGCCAAGTGATCAGTAACTGTTGAATTGGTGAAAAAATAGAATTCATTGACAATCGGCTCACGCAATAGCAGTGACTGGTAGGAGCAGTAACGTTACCTCATGATTATCCGATCTACCAGTCAGATTGTGAAATCAGGTGTCTTACCTTAATTAAAGCCAATTGTCAATACTTGTTGGTGAAAGATAATTAAGCTCAATAGTCGGGAGCATAGTCTATTATCTATGGAAGACCAAAAGAATCAAAAGACTCAAAAGACTCAAAAGACTCAAAAAACTAAAACTAGAGTCTCCAAAACCTTGAATCTTTTCAGGAACTTTGGGCTAAAAGCAATTCCAATTATGATGGTAAGGAATTCTCTGGTTGAGGAATCAGAACTTACCCTCAATTTCTTAGTCTTAATCATTAGCTCTTGTTTAATTGCTACATTTGGACTAGTGCTCGACAGTGCTGCGGTGATTATTGGCGCGATGATTATTGCTCCTCTAATGTTGCCTTTAAGAGGATTGTCCTTTGCTACCTTGGAAGGAGATTGGCAACTGTTACGGAGTAGTTTTGTTTCCATTTCTGTAGGTACCTTACTGGGTATAAGTTGTTCCTGGTTGGTTGGTACAGTTATCGGATCCCCTGAATTTGGAGCCCAAGTTTTAGCTAGAACTCAACCCAATCTAATTGATTTACTGGTTGCGATCGTGGCCGGTGGAATTAGTGGTTTCTCTAAAATTCGCCCGTCTTTAGAGGATGCGGTACCAGGGACAGCAATTGCAGTAGCCCTAATGCCTCCCCTGTGTGTCGTTGGGTTAAGCCTATCCCAGGGACAATGGACCTATAGTCAGGGCGCATTTCTGCTTTATATTACTAACCTGATTGGGATTAACCTAGCTTGTATGATCGTTTATGTCTTTAGCGGGTATGCTCAAAGTACTGAACTGAGCCGGTCTTTAAATTGGGGATTCTCTTTAGTGCTGATTGCTGTATTAGTCGTGCCCCTAGGACTTACCTTTTGGGACGTGCTTGAGCAAGGAAGAGTTGAGAAGCCAGTTCAGGAATTGATTAAGAATAGTTCATTGTTTAACAAACCAGGTGTTAGAGAATTTTCTACTTCGAAGATCAATCGGAAAAAGAATCCTCCTGAGATCAAAATTGCTATGCGTTCAACAGAACGGATTACATCGGAACAGGTGAAGGAGTTTGAAGATGCAGTTAAGATTAAGCTGGGTAAACGGTTTAAAGTGATAGTTGACGTTACTCCATTTATACCAGTGGAATCCCCTAATCTTCAAGCTAATTAACTTGAATTGAAGTAAGCATGATAGCTGTCAGCTGTCAGCTGTCAGCTATCATGCTTACAGCGGTTTTAAATTCGGTCAGGTACAAAGTTCTGGGTTTTAGGGAGCAGGGAATCGGGAATCGGGAATCGGGAATCGGGAATCGGGAATCGGGAATCGGGAATCGGGAATCGGGAATCGGGAATCGGGAATCGGGAATCGGGAATCGGGAAAAAATCCTGTGTACCTCACTTATGATTATAATTGCTATAATTTGAACCTAGTTTACCTTAGTAAAACGGATAAAGTGATATTTGTTTGATGACCTAAAAAGACGCAAGGAATGGGAATAAGGGAGGTTTTTGGAGATGATTAGTACAATTAGTAATACTGGTAGTAAGACTGGTAAATTATTCACTATTGGTCATTCTAATCTCAGTATTGAGGATTTTATTGCTTTACTAAAGCAGCACGGAATTACAGCGGTGGCTGATGTGCGATCGCATCCTTACAGCCGTTACTTACCCCATTTTAGTCAAGCCCCCCTCAAGGCTGAACTATTGTCGGCAGGAATTCGCTATGTGTTTCTGGGTAAGGAGTTGGGTGCAAGACCGGCTGATCTCAGTTGTTATGTTGGTGGTAAAGCGTTATATGAAAGAATTGCCGCCACTGACCTGTTTTCAGCGGGTCTTAAACGGGTAATTCAAGGGGCTGAAACTTACCAAATTGCGTTGATGTGTGCTGAAAAAGACCCGATCACTTGCCATCGGACAATTTTAGTCTGCCAACATTTAGTTAAATCGGGGTTAGAGATTAATCATATTCTCAATGATGGCAGCTTAGAGTTCCATCAGGATTTAGAAGAAAGACTGCTCAGCTCTCATGGGTTAAATGATTCCCAAATCAAACAACCGAAGCAACTTTCCCTATTTGATGACCCGACATCTATGGATAACTGGGACAATTGCTCTTGGGAGGATAGACTTAAGGAAGCTTATCATAGGCAAGGGGATACTATTGCTTATCTAGCAAAGGGAGTAGGGAGTAGGGAGTAGGGAGTAGGGAATAGGGAATAGGGAGTAGGGAGTAGGGAACAAAAATTATCACAATTAATTTAGGATTGCTATCAAGATCCTGACTATGAATAAAACTATTAATTTATTTACGATTGGCTTTACTAAAAAGAGTGCTCAACAGTTCTTTGAGCTTCTGATTAATGCTGGAGTAAGGCGAGTTATCGATACGAGACTCAATAATAAATCTCAATTAGCTGGTTTCACCAAAAACAAAGATTTTGAATACTTTTTGCAGCAAATTGGGAATATTGACTATATACATCGTCTAGAGTTGGCTCCGACTAAGGATATCCTAAATACCTATAAAAAAAATAATGGTGATTGGGAAACCTATGAAAACCAGTTCTTACAATTAATTACAGAGCGTGAAATCGAAAAGACGGTATCACCAGATTTATTAGATGGTAGCTGTTTGCTGTGTAGTGAACCTACTCCCCATAACTGTCATCGCCGTTTAGTAGCAGAATATCTGAGTCAAAAATTGGGAACTATAAAGATAGTTCACCTATGATTTATCCCAAATCCCCGTTGCTAAGACCATAGAAAAATATCAAAGTCGTTGCATAACTAAACTGGATTTGGCGATCTAGGTCAGTAGTC includes:
- a CDS encoding NACHT domain-containing protein, whose amino-acid sequence is MGLSGEQRKILQKAFTDAFPNKSSLEQMLWFELDKNLNTIAGEGNLNDIVFELIQKAEADDWVEELIYAARRANPGSPSLKAIAAIAEAATTEQRDIKQTNPDSMGGGQQDAIWKGIFQIQWFVNWVSQSSTPRQEYRNRQALLTKVKNYWVKGVLEKSLYHQVLMELGLEERPDAITNPLSEILEIGDDSPQSLPEGTKVIDVFDQIGTGRTLLILGEPGSGKTTTLLELTRDLIARTEQDTNQLIPVVFNLSSWAKKRQTIADWLVEELNTVYQVPNKIAQALVTQQQLLPLLDGLDEVKADYRDDCILALNKFNKDYYNSDLVVCSRIKDYQSLSNRLNFHKAVCIRLLTLEKIYHYLDSVGADLTGLRTLIAEDTVLQELAQSPLMLNIMTLAYQGVAVDELPKTEVVEERGKQLFDAYIEKMFKRRKTNQRYKNVQVKHWLIWIAQRMVEESQTVFLIEKMQPFWLINRNQKRTYSLIIGLMVGLMFGLMFGLMFGLIIGLNEGLMFGLMVGLMFGLMGMLMFGLMGMLMVGLMVGGLMKEIKTVEILQVNWKRLLINLLKMLMGMLMGMLMGMVVGRLMFGPVFGLVGGLMGVLMGMLMKMPIKELIKELDSSEIETKTNPNQGIWKSARNAITVWLMGALMFGPVVGLMVGALVFGLLGMLVGELRFGLMGALMVGLMVGLMVGLMITLIAGLNNGGMACIQHFSLRLVLYRNNYIPWNYARFLDYAADRIFLQKVGGGYIFIHRMLMEHFAQMEPEN
- the iscB gene encoding RNA-guided endonuclease IscB; this encodes MQNYVFVIDTNFQPLNPIPPKKARRLLDKGKAAVFRMYPFTIILKTAINNPTISPCQIKIDPGSKVTGFALVQNNQVIWGMELEHRGGLIKRKLESRRAVRRGRRNRNTRYRKPRFLNRRRPEGWLAPSLEHRVLTIETWVKRLIKFCPINEFWVERVKFDTQKMQNPEINGVEYQQGELVGYEVREYLLEKWGRECAYCGKQSVPLQIEHIYPKSKGGSDRISNLCLACDKCNQRKGNKSIEDFLKKKPSLLQKIKSKAKQPLRDAAAVNSTRNKLVKVLKRIKPIVTGTGAQTKYNRTKLGFPKEHWIDAACVGDIEMLTFKTSQPLLVTCKGQGGRQKAALNKYGYPIRHNPLRPIKGWCSGDIAKNILTGKFGRVNPRSKSNSFNYTVPGEKAISLHVKNLVRIHRKDGYTYGFCQ
- a CDS encoding serine hydrolase domain-containing protein, translating into MYRLKSVMKLAAHQMSGISAEIDAYLKAHHEIGWFSGAVIVLKAGKTVFTRGYGMASLEYQLPNTPQTRFRLGSVTKQFTAAAILQLQDLGLVDVHAPVSTYLPDYPHGNRITLHHLLTHTAGIPNLTSFQDKTQWMAKPTTLEELIARFQDLPLEFEPGKEFRYSNSGYVLLTQVIETVSGQSYGDYLKEHLLQPLGMENTGYEYPLAVIDGLANGYQFTDDGYLKAEYINMSVPQGAGGLYSTLEDLARWNQFLFDHGVGDETILRDKAIATMTSPLVPSNPDEAPHLFYGYGLVINKQPKHQRIGHGGRINGFVTNLVYYPDQDVSFAVLSNLETANLERISQDLAAIVFGEPYSKPTVSDVVKVDPSVYEGYIGTYHLVKA
- a CDS encoding GIY-YIG nuclease family protein, which gives rise to MTQQKMGYVYLIVQLEPNQQPTGLYKIGKTSKTPEERLAQLRTSSTFDLEVYHWIRCLDYSAVEKDLHRKFEYFRWNYGGREWFNFRDYDIDDVVEEMNSYVEDPAPTEPVYYSSEESDSTYSYWKESESIYEYIGAAILLFMLGLGVWGIASINNQPSLTKDQRNYHAAWNVFSRKNMDSFEQYTQAQEKFKKLADSSSNECVKKYGEDMVAVISQSKTFLNSTGGNYVQAWKRFEFLGKQVWPKQPVCNRIMTGIRQKIN
- a CDS encoding peptidoglycan-binding protein translates to MADYSNLESNLESEQTKHADFCEDCHQINLIDNQPQTLIQTQAIAKNRLTTVRQAPGCSTSILRGLDQQLIDEMNSIGPNSLVSFADLDVANGPAVHPFLQAVAKQSLARAIKARGRTLSVNSGYRTIAQQLMLFNHGKVRRCGIGVVAPPGRSNHQSGLAIDINDEQGWRPYLEREGWRWFGPADRPHFDYIGRGTRNIRPVAVKAFQRLWNRYNPDKPIAEDGIYGRNTDARLNQAPIVGFGKTNESLPDRRLSLTQPYLEGEDVRQLQEALVKATITVEVDGVFGPGTEEAVKKFQKLKDLTVDGIVGPTTRSALGL